The Deinococcus hopiensis KR-140 sequence GGGCTGCACACCTCCAGGTACGCCTTCAGGACGAGGGTGGTTCCCAGAGATCAAAGCGCGTACCCGCCGAGACGCCCGCACTCTGCGCCCAAAGTGCGGCGGACTGGGCCCTCCGCGCCTCCGGTTGCACGGTCTCCAAGCGCACAGCTCCCCGCCCGCACGCCACCCTCAGCCCCTCGCTGTCCACACCCAGCACCTCGCCGGGTTGACCCTGGCCCTCCGCTATACCCAGGCCGCCGAGCTTCAGGCGCGCACCGTTGAGGAAGGCCGTGGTCTGGGGCCAGGCCGCCACGCCCTGGAAACGGTTGACCACTGCCCCTGCGTCCTCCCCCCAGCGCACAAAGCCGTCCTCCTTGACGAGCATGGGCGCGTGGGTGGCTTTTGCCTCGTCCTGCGGCGTGGGGATTAGGTCCGGCAGGCGCGAGAGGGCCTCCACAATCAGCCGGGCAGCCTGGGTGCTCAGGGCGTCGGCGAGTTCTATGCTGGTCCATTCCGGGGCAATGGGCAGTTCCTCCTGAAGCAGAATTGGCCCCGTGTCCATGCCTTCGTCGGTCTGCATGATGGTCGTGCCCGTCACGGATTCGCCGCGAATGAGGGCCCACTGGATCGGTGCGGCTCCGCGGTACGCGGGCAGCAGGCTGGTGTGTGTATTCAGGAAGCCGAAGCGGGGTAGGGCGAGCAGCGGCGCGGGCAAGATTTTGCCGTAGGCGCAGGTAACGGCCACGTCCGCTCCGCTGTCACGCAGCTGCGCCTCGAACGTCCCGTTTCCCCGCAGCTTTTTCGGTTGGGCGAGCGGCAAACCCAGTTCGGCGGCGCGGGCAGCAACGGGCGGTGGCGTGAGCTTGAGGCCCCGGCCCACGGGCTTGTCGGGCTGCGCGACGACGAGCACCACTTCAAAGCGCTCCCGGATGGCCTCCAGCACGGGCAGGGCAAAAGTGGGCGAGCCGAAAAACGCGATGCGGGGAGCGCTCAACCCTGACGCTCCCGCCGCCGCTTCTCTGCCTGCGTGAGGTCATTCAGGTACTGCTTGGCCTTGCGCTGCATGCCCGCCAGCTCCTTGCGGTAGTCGTCGGTGACCTCAGCGGGCAAGCGGTCCAGGAAGAACACGCCGTCGAGGTGGTCCACCTCGTGTTGAAAGACGCGGGCGAGGTAGTCGTCGGCTTCCAGGGTACGCTCCTGGCCGTCGAGATCCATGTAGCGGACCTGCACCGCGCGGGACCGGGGCACGCCCTCCTCGTAGATGCCGGGGATGCTGAGGCAGCCTTCCTGATAGGTGCGGTCTTTTTTCTTGTCGATCACGGTGAGAGTAGGGTTGAGCATCGCGAAACTACGCAGCACGCGCGAGCGCAGCGGCTTCTCACCGCCCTCGTTCTCCTCCTCGTCGTCCTCGTATTCCACGGCCACGAACATGCGGACCGGTAGGCCCACCTGCGGCGCGGCCAGGCCAACACCGCGCGCCTCGAACATGGTTTCGAGCATGGTGTTCGCCACCTCGCGCAGCGGCTGTGGATCAAAGCCGGGCACGGCCAGGGTTTCGGTGGCTTGCACCGCCCGCGCCTTGCGGCG is a genomic window containing:
- the fmt gene encoding methionyl-tRNA formyltransferase produces the protein MSAPRIAFFGSPTFALPVLEAIRERFEVVLVVAQPDKPVGRGLKLTPPPVAARAAELGLPLAQPKKLRGNGTFEAQLRDSGADVAVTCAYGKILPAPLLALPRFGFLNTHTSLLPAYRGAAPIQWALIRGESVTGTTIMQTDEGMDTGPILLQEELPIAPEWTSIELADALSTQAARLIVEALSRLPDLIPTPQDEAKATHAPMLVKEDGFVRWGEDAGAVVNRFQGVAAWPQTTAFLNGARLKLGGLGIAEGQGQPGEVLGVDSEGLRVACGRGAVRLETVQPEARRAQSAALWAQSAGVSAGTRFDLWEPPSS
- the def gene encoding peptide deformylase; translated protein: MAEAPRVYPIRLYGDPVLRRKARAVQATETLAVPGFDPQPLREVANTMLETMFEARGVGLAAPQVGLPVRMFVAVEYEDDEEENEGGEKPLRSRVLRSFAMLNPTLTVIDKKKDRTYQEGCLSIPGIYEEGVPRSRAVQVRYMDLDGQERTLEADDYLARVFQHEVDHLDGVFFLDRLPAEVTDDYRKELAGMQRKAKQYLNDLTQAEKRRRERQG